The genomic segment CTATGTAGGCAGCGGCAGTAACCTCTTTGCTTTAAACCCGTCCAGCGGTCGCACGTACTGGGTGAAGGCCTTTTCATCAGAGGTCGCTCAATCTCCTACCGCTAACGATAATAGCGTGTTCGTTATAACCAACGAAAACAAAGTGTATGCGTTTGAAAATACCGGCAAAACGTTGTGGAAAAAACCAATAATTCTGAGTTATGCCCCAGCAGCCTCTGCAACCGTTGCTGGCAATATGCTTATCGTTCCACAACGCCGAGGCATGATTAGCATGTACGACATTGCAACCGGCGAGCTTAAATGGCAGTACACCATCCGGCCTTTACCAAGCAACGCAGTAAATGCCGCCCCTCGCCAAGACTATGTTAATATCACCACTTCACCAGTAGTCGCTAACGGGACTCTTTATATCCTAACGGATAATGGGGAATTAATCGCCTTCAGCACTTTGAAGGGTGTTGATGTGACTTCGCCTGAAGTTGAGTACGTACTTCCTGAAGCCGGCGAGTCGATGCCTGGTCAACCGCCTCTTGAGATAACTGCGAAAATAAATGACGAAGGCTCGGGGATCAACCCTTCCACTGTCAAATTATTTTTAGATGAGGAAGCGCTTA from the bacterium genome contains:
- a CDS encoding PQQ-binding-like beta-propeller repeat protein, whose translation is MVVLSSNDGYVYGVLASSAKAKWAARMPATTTDNSPILAAGRIYVGSGSNLFALNPSSGRTYWVKAFSSEVAQSPTANDNSVFVITNENKVYAFENTGKTLWKKPIILSYAPAASATVAGNMLIVPQRRGMISMYDIATGELKWQYTIRPLPSNAVNAAPRQDYVNITTSPVVANGTLYILTDNGELIAFSTLKGVDVTSPEVEYVLPEAGESMPGQPPLEITAKINDEGSGINPSTVKLFLDEEALSCDFDSTKGLISYKFLVSQTNKPWSDGRHNLRLEASDWAGNKLNKTWSVMVDNSLKRAAKRRYQGPTPGISTPGANPSNPYGRPGNTPNYPGR